The genomic region GGCGAGGCACACGAACTCCGCGAGGGCGATGCGGCGAAGCAGCAGCAACTTGAGTCGGCGCCGGGCCGTGGGCTACGGCCGCGTTCAGCGGCGCTCCTGCTTCGGCAGAGGTGTATACCTGCCTTGAGGTGAGCCGATGGTAGAGCTGACGGACGTCTATCTCTGCTGCGTCCCGGAGGAACGGGAGTTCGTACGCTCGCTGGAGGACACTCTCCGCCTCGCCCGGCGGAAGCCCTTCGTCGCGGACGGAGAAGGCGCCACCGGAAGCTGGGAGCCAGGCGCCGAAGCCGCACTGAAGGCGGCGCGTAACTTCGTCCTCATCCTCAGCCCGGACTCCGCGGCCTCCCCACGCTGCCGAGCGCAGGTCGCGCACGCGGTGAAACAAAAGAAGCGCATCGTGCCCGTGCTGCGCAGGGACGTGCAGGCGGAGGCCCGCCCCCGGGCCGTCACCTTGCTGCGTCCCATTGACTTCCGGGAGCAGGATGACGCCAAGGCGGCGATGCGGGCCCTGCTCCTCGCGCTGGACAGTGCGCTCACAGTGGATGTCTTCATCTGCTACTCGCGGAAGGACAAGCCCTTCGTGGACCACCTGTACGCGGCCTTCGAGCGGGCGGAGAAACGGACCTGGCTGGACCTGAGGAACATCCCCCTGTTGGCCGAATGGCCGACGGAAATCGAGGCTGGCATCGAGGCCGCCGAGCACTTCCTCTTCGTCCTGAGCCCGGACTCCGTCGCCTCCACGGAGTGCCGGAGGGAGCTGGACCATGCGCTGCGCCTGCACAAGCGGCTGGTCCCGGTGCTGTACCGGGACGTCCCGGACGCGCAGGTCCCCCGCCCACTCTCGGTCATCGAGCGAGTCCCCCTTCGGGAGAAGAGCTTCGACGACGACTTCGTGGCGCTGCTGGCCGCGCTCGGAACCGACCTGTCCTTTGTGCGCGCGCACACGCGCCTGTTGGTACGTGCGCTCGATTGGGAGAAGCAGCAGCAGGATGACAGCCTGCTGCTTCAGGGCAAGGACCTCGAAGCCGCGGAAGCCTGGCTGGGGACGGCGGTTCCCGGCACCGGGCCGCAGCCGGTGCCGCTGCATACCGAGTACATCCTGCGCAGCCGCCAGGAGGCGACGCGGCGTCTCCGGCTCCAGTTGGCCGCCGTCTCGATGGGCCTCGTCATCGCGATAGCCCTGATGCTGACGGCTCTCTACCAGTACTCTCAAAAAGAGGAGCAGCGCCGCATCGCCGTCTCGCTGCAGCTTGCGGCGCAGTCGAACGAGCAGCGGCCCCGGAAGCTCGAGCTGGCGCTCCTCCTGGCCGCCGAGTCCTTCGAGGCCTCGCCTACCGTGGAGGCACGCAGCGCCCTGCTCTCGGCGCTGCGTGACGCCTCGTACCTCCAGTCGTACCTGCACGGGCACGAGCGCCGCATCAGCCAGGTGGCCTTCAGCCCTGATGGCAGGTGGCTCGCCTCCGGAAGCCACGATGGCACTGCCCGGCGCTGGGATGTGCGAACGTGGGAATCCCACGCGATTCCCGAGCTGGCCAGCGAGAGCGACTTCGTGCAGGGGGTGGCCTTCAGTGGCGACGGACGGTTCCTCGCCGCTGCGGCGGATGACGGTGCGGTCCGGGTCTGGGACAGCGTGAGCGGGACGCCTGTCTGTGCGCCATTGAAGAAGGACGGCGGGCCCATGCAGAGCGTGGCGTTCAGCCCGAAGGGCGGACTGCTGGTGGCGGGGGACCTCCTTGGGAAGCTTCACCTCTGGCAGGTGGAGCCGGGACGATGCGAACCGCTCGAAACCGCCGTGCATGGTGCCGAGGGCCCCGTGGTCCAGCTGGCCTTCAGTCCGGACGGCCAGCGCCTGGCCTCGGGACATGGAGATGGCTCCGTGCTGATGTGGCAGGTCCAGGCGGAGCAGCTGCGGGAACCCCACTTCAGTCCGCTGGGCGCGGCGAAGAGAGTCCTCGACCTCGCCTTCAGCCCGGACGGCCAGTGGGTGGCCGTGGGCGGCTTCGATGGCAGCCTCCGGCTCTGGAGCATCACCACGCCGGAGGCGCCGGTCATCCCGCTCCTGAACGGTGGCGAGCGGGTCTTCAGTGTCGCCTTCAGCCCGGATGGGCGGAGGCTCGCTTCGGGCGGCGCCGATGGGCGCGTGCGCCTTTGGGACCCGCAGCTCGGCAGGGAGCTTCCTGGTTTCAACCCGGGCCGCCAGTCATGGGTCACCAGCCTCGCGTTCAGCCGGGATGGCCGCTACCTCATCTCCGGGAGCGCGG from Pyxidicoccus trucidator harbors:
- a CDS encoding TIR domain-containing protein, coding for MVELTDVYLCCVPEEREFVRSLEDTLRLARRKPFVADGEGATGSWEPGAEAALKAARNFVLILSPDSAASPRCRAQVAHAVKQKKRIVPVLRRDVQAEARPRAVTLLRPIDFREQDDAKAAMRALLLALDSALTVDVFICYSRKDKPFVDHLYAAFERAEKRTWLDLRNIPLLAEWPTEIEAGIEAAEHFLFVLSPDSVASTECRRELDHALRLHKRLVPVLYRDVPDAQVPRPLSVIERVPLREKSFDDDFVALLAALGTDLSFVRAHTRLLVRALDWEKQQQDDSLLLQGKDLEAAEAWLGTAVPGTGPQPVPLHTEYILRSRQEATRRLRLQLAAVSMGLVIAIALMLTALYQYSQKEEQRRIAVSLQLAAQSNEQRPRKLELALLLAAESFEASPTVEARSALLSALRDASYLQSYLHGHERRISQVAFSPDGRWLASGSHDGTARRWDVRTWESHAIPELASESDFVQGVAFSGDGRFLAAAADDGAVRVWDSVSGTPVCAPLKKDGGPMQSVAFSPKGGLLVAGDLLGKLHLWQVEPGRCEPLETAVHGAEGPVVQLAFSPDGQRLASGHGDGSVLMWQVQAEQLREPHFSPLGAAKRVLDLAFSPDGQWVAVGGFDGSLRLWSITTPEAPVIPLLNGGERVFSVAFSPDGRRLASGGADGRVRLWDPQLGRELPGFNPGRQSWVTSLAFSRDGRYLISGSADGALARWDLEMYEDPGEHRPLGRRLTGKRGQVMHLAFSPDAGTLVSGGLDGDVVPWALGSPSVQPLAARPCSRFEEVRGVGFHPGGGEFAVAAGDTAVRLDARSCASIGTPFHVDAGPETLMGIAYGEDGNTLVAVSDVGAVYLWDVTGKPDARLAPDAGVGVVDVDFSPDRQRVALGAGDGSVLFVEAKAGGRYSRAGPIPRSSVSAVAFSPDGRLLASGGDDGRVLFLDASTGKALGDPVPTQAKRVFSVAFSGDGRTAASGYEDGTLVLWDVQSREPIGIPLKGHRDFVTALAFTADGAFLASGDEKGTVLLWDARVESWQARACRIANRDFTPDERRRHFGDPPVPGACQRLLGESP